In Ammospiza caudacuta isolate bAmmCau1 chromosome Z, bAmmCau1.pri, whole genome shotgun sequence, the genomic stretch AAGTCTGCACACATccccctccctctccagctccctggagcccctttagcTACCGGAAAAggctctgaggtctccctggatccttctttCCTCCAcactaaacacccccagctctcccaggctggcttcagagcagaggggctccagccctggagcatctccatggcTTTCTCTGGACTCACTTCAGCATCTCCTTATTCAGCCCTGAAGCTAAACACAACAAGGTTATCCTTaaggctccttccaacccaTATTCCATACAGCTCCATACAATTCCATGCTGCTTACAGCCTGCCTTTTCAAAGGCACACTTCGTTCTCCTCAGGAGTTCATCGTCATTACATGGTATTCTTTTAGCACAGAAATAGTGTGAATTGCtcatggtgaaaaaaaaataaggctAAATTCTGCATCCCCGTCTCTCCGGCAATTGTTCAGTGCGACATTTCCCCTGCCAGACCACGGGAGCTCAGCAGCAATTCAGCCCcaacagcacagagctcctcagcaGCCGACCCACCCGCTGGGAAGAGCATCTTACAGCTCACAGCTCTCTAATAACCTCCTGAACAGATGCTGAACGGCCTCAAAACCTGCTGAAATCAATGGCAACAAAACGCATCCTGCAAATCCAGCCTCTTACACGGGATCACGAGTGCCTAGCCATGGATGCCTGCATCTGCACTGATACAAAAGGCTGCAAACTAAAGAACTTCAAGCATTGCTGATGCCTGAAAGGTCCTTTTCAAATAATCATTTTTTACTTCCAGTTCTGGGGTTATTGCTTTCTGACACGCTGGCACTATATGCCAGTTACAGAGAACAATAAAAAGGGAAGTTTCAATGGCTGCATTGATACTTCTGCCCTGTAAGAACTCTTGTTCCTGgtccagagggtggctgggcaccgatcaggctccccagggcatggtcacagccccgaggctgccagagctccaggagcgcTTGGATAacgctctcaggcacagggtggcaTTGCTGGGTGTCcggtgcagggccaggagctgaatCAATGACCaggagtcccttccaacccaggacACCTTGCAAGCGTCTGACTTAGGCTGAGGTTTAGGCACGTTTCCATCTGCATCGTGAAGGACAGCGCAGAGTGAGACGTGCAACGAGTACGATCCCAGCTTGATGGAGCATCGATAAAAGTGCTCTTTCACATGTTTTAAAAGCGGCACTACGGTATCAAAGTCGAAAGCGAGCAGCGGGGTGGGTAAGCCCAAAGTGCCTCCGGGCAGGGACACAGCGAGAGCTGCGCGGCCGGAGGGCAGCGCTGAGTCCGGGCTCACAGCCCGCACCGGCCGGCAGCGACCGGCACCGGCAGCATCCCCGCACCAACCCCTTCAGACAGACGGGAGAGCGGCTGTTTCAGAGCGCGGGTCCGCGGCAGGCACCAGATAGAACCGCACAAAAAAGCGGCTGTTTCGGAGCGCGGTTCCGCGGCGGGCAGCAGACAGAGCCGCACAGAAAAGCCGCACGGGAGAgcggcggggctgcggccggggccggggcgcgcTGGCCTCGGCCGGACAGAGCCCTGCGGGCTGCCCGCGGAGACCCCGCGCCCGCGGCCCCCTCAGTGCAGTGGGGGGACGCCGCCATCACCGCGCGCAGCCCCGCGAagccctcccgcagccccggtaagcccgccggccccgcggccccgccggccccAGCGCCGTCAGCGTTATGAAAGGCGCCTCTCGGGCGTTGTGTAACGCGGTGCCGCCGGTGCCGCGGCGCTCCCGCCCGTGCAGCGCCCGCGGTGTCCGGCCGACCCTCAGGCCacccgccgcccccggcccccaTTCCCGCCATCGCGGCGGCGCCCTCACACTCACGGTGAcgcgcggcagcggcggcagcggcagccATCTTGGCCGCTCGCATTCCCTCAGacagccccgccgccgcccctcgCCTCACAccgcccccggcaccgccccggccccgcctcggcacgccccggcaccgccccggcACCCGCACGGCCCAGGGGGCGGGCCGGGGACTGCAGGCcgcgggcccggggcgggtgtCCCGCAGGGGGCGCTGCCCCGGCTCCCCTCAGTAGCCCCTGTGGAGTCTTACGGAATAAAGGCGAGTGAGCCCCGGTTTGAAGTGACACCCTAAACTGCAAAACGTTTTAAAACTGCAAAATCTTctaaaaagagatttaaaatgTTATTGTAAAAAGTGCAGGGGGCTTTCTCAGTGGGCGCCGCATGAGAGACGAGAGTTCGGCTCTGCACCCCTCAGACACAAGTGTGCAGGAGCACGGAGCTCAGCTGGTAAACTCCATTCCCAGTAGAAACTGAGGCACTGGAATTCaggcactggaaaaggctgcccagggagatggtggagtcaccatccctggaggtgtttaaaaagCATCTGGATCTGGCACTGGATGATGCGGTTTAGTGGTTTAGGAATTCCAGAGGTAGTGCTAAGTTggtggttggacttgatgattctatgataaGGATACTGCAATTGAAACACAGAGGAACAAACACCACAGCACTTATCCTGCACATGTGGGTGGCCTGCATCCCACGTCTCAGGAGGCCgagggcagagccagctctCGGTGCCAAAGGCTGGCAGCACCACGTGCTCCTCAAAAGTGCCCTACAAAGCAGGGCCAGGTAAACTTTAACACAAGTAAATATAAAATAGTGCATGTCAGGAGTGGTAATCTAATCAAAGCTAAAGCACAGTCACCCCAAAGCTGCCAGGGACATGGCTGAAAGGTCCTGAAAccagtgctgccagcccagTATACCAGTTCCTAATCCAATTACCAATCTCACTTTCTGGAGATACtgtgaaggaaaatgaaagtgaGGATGAGATCCAAGTTCTGATTacacattttttctcttctgcaggctTGTTTTCCCTgtctaataaaaataaatgcaggtTCTCCTGTGTTCCTAAGAGCTGAGCATCTTTCCCAGATCCCAGCCCACCTCTCTCCACCAGCTATGAGGGAATTGCACAGCAGTCTCTGGTAAGTTCCACAGCATCTTTCATCTGGTCACCTTTTAAGCTCCTTATCTGATCTGCCTCTTCCATGAGCACTTCTTAAGTCCTCAGGCCTTCCTCTAGCAGCTCCCCTGATAAGAAGGCCTTTAACCTTTATaaagcagctcagccctgtcaGGTTTAAGGACTGAGAACTCATCCCAAACAAGGGATGTTTTCCTGACACTCCTGCCTTCCCATCACTTCAGACAATAAAAGCAAAGTATTTTATAAAGTCTTTACCTGGTGCCAGAAGTCCAGGCTGctccccccagcactgctgccttaGTCAGCACCACATTGATTGTCTCCAGCACATTTCACTGGGCAGCTGAGATGGTCCCtccaaattagaaaaaaatcatgctttTAAGTTAATTAGTGGGGATTTTGtttacaaagggaaaaaaagctcaTGCCAGTTCTTGGGGTACGTTTACTGCACTTGGGTAAGCGGGGTTTTGTCCACACTGTATCAAGCAGCAAGCTCCACAGACTCAGTAAAACGAACAGGCATTCAAATACTGTCTTGCACACCAGCTTGTGTTGCCATAATTTATTGGTTGCTGATTTAGACCAGTTTATATAACATGCAAGATGAAGAAAACCGATCACTTATTACAAAAATGTGGGTATCCACAGCTCAACAATTCCAGGAGTGAATGGCAAATGCAGCCCAAGTCTCAGTGCAGGTGGCAAACGGTGCACCTACCTTTTTCATCTCTCTGGTAAAGGAATTGCTTTATGACTAGAAACAATACCAATGACTGAACACATGAAGTATTTCATTATCCCTATCTGATAAGTTCATtacagccaggagagctgctcagcTGTAGTAGCACAAGGGAATAGGGAGCTGCTCTATGAACACATCTCAGCACGACATGGGAAAGCCCTGCTGGCACTACAGTCTGAAAACCCAACGTGTTTCAGTTGCTATTCCTCGGGGTCTCAGTCAGTCACTCCTGGCTGCACACAGGGAACAAAAGGCACCACAACCCCCCCGTGCCCAGGAGCCACCAGACACGTGCAGCTGGGCGTGCATGGACCCATGGCAGCTCCACCCACAGCCTGGGGAAAGGGAGCAAAGCCTGCCTCGCCAGCCTCAGCACCGCTGAGCAACTATAAATAATCTGAAAGAACCCCAaaggcccagccccagcccgccCCCTCACAGTGGAGTCCAGTGCACTGTACTCACACCCTGCTACCGAATCAACTCAGAGAACCCCCATTTAAATCAGCAGGAACTAAAAATGTGCAGTGCCCAAGGAACTTATTCCTGTTTTTATCCTTTGTTCATGCCTCTCCATACTGGTCTCAGAGGGCACTCTTAGGGAATTCCAGGAGCTTGAACTCCTGACTTCCCCAACAAGAAACCCCAAGAGAAAAGAgattaaaatgaaagcaaatttaaaaataaaatgatcAAATGCCCAGCATATTTTAAGtcacagaaattaaaagcagaagTGTATCTTGTTTTCTAAATCACAACTTATCAGGATCTTTGTTTTTTGATTACTCAAGAGCATAAATGCACCTAAACAATTTTTCTAAGGCTTTTTCCAGTTAATTACTAGtatattgttttaaaaaagaggttttgttttttttttccttttcatatcCTAAACTGGTATTTGGATTAGCAACAGGTTTCAGGAAGTCTTGTTGTCAGACAGGCTGTAGTACAGCAGCGTGTATCATTCTTTCCCAAGCATCGGCTGCTCAGTTTTCCAGGAGTTCTTCCCAAGGATGGCTAAGGTTTGCAGCGCTGCACAAAGCGTGGATAGAGACAGACATCTCGGATATGGTGTCTGTTCAGGATCCAGGTCAGGAACCGCTCCAATCCCAAACCGTATCCTCCGTGAGGGCACGTACCatattttctctgtgaaatCCAGGGAGGGATATTACACATTTTCGAGTAAGTTGCAGCTGCAGTAACACCACCAGAAACAAAGCAGCCAAGCCCTGTAGAAGGGGAGAAGCCCCAAGTGCcgtctgagcccagcacagggtgcTGTACTGACCTGATCTGTGTACCAGTAGTAGGGCGTGGGATCGATGCCCTCTCTCTTGTAGCCCTCGAGCAGCTCCTCGCTGTCCCAGATGCGCATGGACCCGCCCACGATCTCACCCACGTTGGGCATCAGCACATCCACCTGCAGGGCACCACAGCACGGCCCACTTACAGCTAAGCCACCGCAGAGGGCACCAGACAGCCGTGCCAAGGCACCCACAACAAAACCCGGCAGGGATTCCCCAAGGGGTTCCTGCAGCACTCGTGCCCTCACACATCCCCATGCTCCAAGCTACCCCAGACAGCCGTGCCAAGGCACCTGCAGAAAAACCCGGCAGGGATTCCCCAAGGGGTTCCTGCAGCACTCGTGCCCTCACACCAAGCATGCTCCAAGCTACCCCAGCAGGTTAAAGGACTCACAGACTCGGTGAGGCGCGAGTCGTCGCTGCAGCGCTGCATGTAGAAGGACTTGATCTCTGCAGGGAAGCGGCACAGCAGGATGGGCTCGTTAATGGTGTCTGTCATCAGCCTCTCGGGAGCTTCGGGAATGTCCTAGGGTCAGAACAGGCTGTATTCTTATTCAGCACCACAACTACACCCATACACAAGTCCCACGTGAAGCGGGCGTGAAACGAGAGTTTCACACTGCACATGTCCATGCTTTCATCCTAATGTACCTAAACTCTTAAAACttattttagaagaaataaaaacccacatgtctgggaaaagaaaaatctgttccaTTAAAATCTAAGTCTCTCCAATATATGGGACAGAAAACcaaggggaagaaaaatcctggctATGCTGTCAAGTTCTCCTGAGCTCCTTCAAACAACTGTCTCACATGCTGGAGAAGTGTGGCCAGCGAATTGATGGCAGGTGACAACACAGGTTTCTATCCCAGTGCTGAAGGACATCAGATCAAAGCCCAACCCACAGCTGCATCCCTAGATGACATACCTCCCCAAACTCATAGTAAGTgccatcttccttcttcacatcgTGCTCCTTGAGCCACTCGATGGCTTCAGCATAGTTCATGCGTCGGAAGGGACGCTTGGGGGGCTGGAAACCCTGGGGATAAGAGCAAACACAGGTGCAGGAGCACCATTTTAAAAGGGATACTTTTCTAGCTGATCAGCATGTCCATAACCTTTCCCAGCTCACAGGCCATCAAATCATCACTTAAATGAACAAATTAAGCTCAGTATTACAGAGTTAGAACCAAACACAACCATCTCAAGCCCAGTAAATCTCATAGATCACATGGGAGGAAAGATAAGGAAGTATTTCCAGAGCTTTAGGCTCATATTCCAGGGGAGGAACTGAAAGACTACTTGTTTCATCACTCCCTCATGCTCCATCAGCAAGCACCAGCCAGTCAATATCCAATCTCTGGGATGGAGGGTTTTATTCCACTGGCACAGCACACGCTTCCACAGATCCTGGCACGCTGCTGGCTTCTGGAGCACGCTAGCAGGGAACATCTTCCCTCACAGTTCCCTGCTTTGGTCTTTACCAGCCTTGCAGTTTTTTCATTCTTATTATGTTTAATATTCTTCTTGGCCTTACAAATAGCAAGTAAGCTCACTGCCATGCCCTGCATTTCCCAAAGGAATGTGCTGAGTAGGAAAGGCTTAAGGTCCTATTTTCTTGGCTGTTCCCATTGCTGTGCCTACCGGGTTGAGGTCGTACAGTAAGCTTGCTGCAGGTGATTTCAAGACTCTGTCTACGACATCACACACCAAGTTCTCCAGACGGTCCAACAAATCCTCAAAACTTATGAAAGGACATTCAGCTTCGATGTGAGTGTACCTGGAACAAAGCCACACCACTGCAAAGTCACATACCAGCAACACATCTTCAGCTACGAAACAAACTCATCTAAAAAACCCACAATCCAAACCCTTTTACTCCCACACCATAAAGGAAATCTAgttgtttaaaaagaaacaaggaCAACTGTCCATACTCTGCCAAGTGCCTGCGGGTCCTGGACTGCTCAGCTCTGTAGGACTGAGCAATGCAGAAGACAtctcccagagctggcaggcagGTCTCCAGGTAGAGCTGGGATGACTGGGTCAGGTATGCCTCTTCACCAAAGTAATCCAGCTTGAACAGGGTGGAGCCTCCCTCCACCTGCGTCTGCACCAAGGTAGGTGGTGTGACCTGCAGGAGAAGAGGGCTGTCACTGCTTGAGTGAAGAACTGAGCACACGGATGGGTCAGGGCACCAGAGCAGTCACCTGCTGACCAGGGAACACACACTTACTTCATAGTATCCGTTGGCAAAGAAGTGATCCCTGAAGGCCTGCACGACCATGGAGCGCACCTTGAAGATTTTGGACATGTTCTCACCTCGAATCATCATGTGCCTGTTGTTGAGCTGCACGTCCACCTCGGAGTCCTCGTTGAGCAGATTGTCAGCCCCTCCTGCCGGGGCCAGGCCGATGAGCTCCCAGTAATCACAGCTCAGCTCGTGGCCTCCTGGAGCCTGCCAGTGGGAGAGAAACCAACACTGGGGAAAAAGTCCCCTGCTTGCCCCTTTTCACAAGGGCTTGGAGTGATGGCACAAGGGGAAATGGTTTCCCACAGACTGAGGGCAGGGCAGATGGGATAtcaggaattcttccctgtgagggtgggccggccctggcacagggtgccccgagcagctgtggctgcctcacccctggcagtgtccaaggccaggctggatgtggtTTGGAACACTCTGGGATGGTGTGAGGTGTCACTGCCACGGCAGcggtggcactggatgggccGTAAGGTCCCTCCACCCAAACAGGGTGACCGCGTTCTGCTCTCACTGGCGCCCCCGTGTGGTCACAGCCGCCTTCCACCCCGACAAGTGGCATTTGCAGCTCAACCTCTAAATtgaactaaaattattttattcactAAAATTTTCAGGGCATAAATGCAGATTTTCAAAGGTTAACCCACAGAATTTTACCAAAATGTGATTGAGGAGGCTCACATTACCTAACCTTGGGTCGAGCCTACAAACACACCTCAGTAAAAGAGATGTGAAAAAATTCTTAGcctcacaaaataaaaactgaataaaCCTGTTAAGGAAAGTGAAACCATGCCATTTACTTAACACAGCTCTCCATGTTATAGTCTAGGAGTTGTCTATCAGTGGAAAATCGGTTCAGCAGAACAGTCCCACAGTTCACCTGTCTCACACTGGACAGCACAGCTTTGGGAGCTTTGTTCTTTCTCTAGCCCTAATTCCCTCTGGAATAATGCAATGATTCCTCCCACCTCTGCCTGTGCCTCCCTCAGGACACCAGGGACCtgtgagggaggaggagaagcccGAGGAGCTCCTGTACCTGCttgccctggggcaggaggtTCAGCGTGCCGTACACCACCACGCTGCTCTCCGTGGACAGCACCAGCCCGTTGTAGCACTGGCACTGCAGCGAGACAGAGGCACAGGTGAGCAAGATTTTATTCCTCACTTTGCTACAGCATCCACTGGAGTCACACATTAGCCCACAGTCACTTCTGAACAGCTCTCACACTGACAAACTGCAGTGACATACAATTTAACAGTAACACAACTGAGTCAGTAGGTTGAGGAGAAATAACATTTACATAAGAGAACACCAGATGAGGTACGAACTATTAAATTCATGACACAACATAATCATCACAACTTACCAGCTCATCAGAAAGGACACACTGAAGATACCCTGTGCCATCTCTCAAGACAATAAACATCAGATTTTTTCCTAGTTAAAAAGAGAAGGGATTTGGTTTCACTATGAGCAGTTGCTGGTTAGTTCCTCATTTGGCAGGACTAGCTTAAAACACAGAAGTTAAAGAAATTCTGCAGGACTAGCCTCCAAACTGAAAATCCCATCAGATTTGAACTAAGAAATGTGTGTATGTCCACACATTAGGGGCAACTGTCAGTGTTGCGGTGACCATGGAGATCAACCAAAGAAGGCACCTGACTGGTTTAAAATTTGAGGCCAGGTGCTGTCAGACTCATTCTGTGTCCAAATTTTGAAGGCCACTGTCCTTGTTCTAGCTCCCTGCACAGGCTAAACCATGCTTGTGCTTTACCTTGCCTCCGTAACCTGTGGATCCAGCCAAAAATCTTCACTCTCTGCCCCCTGTAAGCTTCCAGAGCATTGATCTTCACCTGCGAGGCAAGGAATAAAAGCCATTAAACAGGGGAGTGGTTCACCACCTCCTGGAGTTTATCCAGACCCCCACCAGAGCGGcacagtctctgtgctggccagaTGCCCTAGCACAGACCACGTGCCAAGGCACGGGATCATACTCACACACTTGGGCTCTGGAAGACTGGGATCATTCTTGATAACAACCTTCTTGGCTTCCTCCAGGTTCTTCTCTCTTCTCAGGAGATCTTCTGCCTGGTTGGAATAAAATTACTTATTAAATAGCTGTAACCAGGCCAGTTGTAAATAACATGTGAAACAGCAGCACCAGTAAGGAACAACATGCCACTTTTTTGGAGGGGCAGGAATGATGATGACACTGTAATGTTTTTGGAAAACAAAGGTGCTCTGCTCCTTTTGAAACCtacctccttcttctccttagCTTCATTTTTcatctgctccctgtgccacagctttTTGACATTCTTCATCTGTGATTTGGAAATGATGGCCCATCTCTAAAGAATTCAAGGAGAGAGCAAGAGACAGCAGATTACACTGTGTCCCTTCACACCAAGGTGCAGAAAACAATTCCCACTAGGAAACCCTTCAATGCCACAGCACCTCATTTTCTTTTTGGGAATCCACATAAATTGTAGGAAATGGCTCTTTTCCTGCTGTCATCAATGCctaaaaagggggaaaaataaccAAAATGAGCCAAAATCATCCTTGTAGAGCCTGAGCAGGCACCTTGCTCCTGCTCAGGTTGCAAAAACAGGtatgaaacatttaaaaatacaagggCCATCACTTGCCCCAGAACATACTCCACCCTGCCAAACAAAGCACAAAGTGTTTTCCACACTCACCTTCAACACGGTCTTGAATGGTTTCTTTTGTGTTCCATCACCAGTGGAGTCATTGCCCTCTCGTTCAGACACATACAGCTCTTCTGGGATACAGGACAAATACGGGCAAttactcaaaaaaaaattatgagaaagaaaatggacACACAcggaggtgtccctgctcactgcagggggCCGGAAGAAGTGATCGTTAAAGGCCTCTTCCAACCCAACCGTTTCTAATATACCAAATCTTGCTGGTTATCAGCAGTAATAAACCTTCAAATGCACCACCTGGTCAGTCAAGATAACAATTAGATCctatattaatttaaaaaaccaatcGATGCAGTGCGTTCGCTAAAATCTCTAGGGTTCCCGAGGTCCCGAACCCTCGGGAGCCACTGGCTGCACACGGGGACCCAGAAGGAGCAGCCCTTCCTTCCCAAAGGGCACAGCTTTGCGCAGGTAAGCAGGGCACGGGGCCTGGGGACCAGCCAGGACCCGAAGCGAGAAGCGCAGCGACCCCTCCCGTGCCCGGGgagggcccggcccggcccggcgctgcGGCCGCTCCCGGTGCGCCCCCAGCGCAGCGCtgcgggcccggcccgccggGGCCCGGCACGGGCCGGGCTGcgagggatgggaatgggaaccgGGGTGCGGGGCCGAGCGCCCCGGGCTCTCACCGAGGGCCAGCGCCGCCGTCCTGCCCAGCACGTCCCCCGCCATGGCCGCGGCGCAGGAACTGCATCACGGGCGGGCTGAGCCAACGCGCCGCCGCCTTGCGTCAGCCAGCGCCGCCCTTCCGCCCCTCGCCTTCCGCGCTCGGGCGGGACAGAAGCGCCGCTCCTCCTCCCCGCCCGCGGCTGACACGTCGGCACGGGCCGGGCTAACCCCCGGACTCATGGCAAGGAAGCGCGCTATCGCATATTTATTTGCGTTACACTTTTGAAATGTACATTCCATTGAATGAGAGCTGTAGGGCATAACTGTTACTATAGAACCATTTCAATAATTAGCTTTTAGTGCGGGAGGGGGAAGTAGGTAAAAGTGAAACATTCAAACACCTCGACAAAACCATTTCAATAATTAGCTTTTAGTTCGGGAGAGGGAAGTAGATAAAAGTGAAACATTCAAACACCTCAACTCCAGTAAAGAATGTGCAAATGTAAAGAGACTGATAAAACCACTTTTTACACTGTAAGAACTGAGGCACCAGCAACTGAAATACATTCCAATGAAAGTGACCGATTTCTAGTTATCCATCACTGACTGTCCAGAACTGAAATGAATAGCTtgtgccagctccaggggcagcttcCTGAGCTGAGATCTATCCTGATTCCCAATCCAATCTGACACGGGCAGGAGTTCATCACCAAAGAcatcccagctcagctgtgacGGCTCCGATGGGAACGTCCAGAGCCCTCTCCAGAGCCGAGCACCCCATGTCTGAGCAGTTAATGAAATGGAGCACACAAGCAAAATTGCTTTCAATGACAACGATGAAATGTGGATACAGTTTTATACCAGCCTAGTATTCAAAAGTGAAAAGTCTGCAATTCCAGGCATCACTAAAACCAGACACTGCCGGGTTTCCATTCCCAGCACGTGTATCCTTCACTGTCATATAGAGCACTCACACAAGGATCAGTAGTTCCACAGAGAACTCTTGGcctttctgtgctcccaggaGTCCAAACCCAGAAACTTCTGAGACATAAAAATCTTCACATCCTCATGCCAGGTGGTTGAACAAGCTGCTGAGTTCGTGCGGAACAGTTCTGTGCAGTCGCTGTGACCAACAGCCCC encodes the following:
- the NARS1 gene encoding asparagine--tRNA ligase, cytoplasmic isoform X2, whose product is MAGDVLGRTAALALELYVSEREGNDSTGDGTQKKPFKTVLKALMTAGKEPFPTIYVDSQKENERWAIISKSQMKNVKKLWHREQMKNEAKEKKEAEDLLRREKNLEEAKKVVIKNDPSLPEPKCVKINALEAYRGQRVKIFGWIHRLRRQGKNLMFIVLRDGTGYLQCVLSDELCQCYNGLVLSTESSVVVYGTLNLLPQGKQAPGGHELSCDYWELIGLAPAGGADNLLNEDSEVDVQLNNRHMMIRGENMSKIFKVRSMVVQAFRDHFFANGYYEVTPPTLVQTQVEGGSTLFKLDYFGEEAYLTQSSQLYLETCLPALGDVFCIAQSYRAEQSRTRRHLAEYTHIEAECPFISFEDLLDRLENLVCDVVDRVLKSPAASLLYDLNPGFQPPKRPFRRMNYAEAIEWLKEHDVKKEDGTYYEFGEDIPEAPERLMTDTINEPILLCRFPAEIKSFYMQRCSDDSRLTESVDVLMPNVGEIVGGSMRIWDSEELLEGYKREGIDPTPYYWYTDQRKYGTCPHGGYGLGLERFLTWILNRHHIRDVCLYPRFVQRCKP
- the NARS1 gene encoding asparagine--tRNA ligase, cytoplasmic isoform X3, producing MAGDVLGRTAALALEELYVSEREGNDSTGDGTQKKPFKTVLKALMTAGKEPFPTIYVDSQKENERWAIISKSQMKNVKKLWHREQMKNEAKEKKEAEDLLRREKNLEEAKKVVIKNDPSLPEPKCVKINALEAYRGQRVKIFGWIHRLRRQGKNLMFIVLRDGTGYLQCVLSDELAPGGHELSCDYWELIGLAPAGGADNLLNEDSEVDVQLNNRHMMIRGENMSKIFKVRSMVVQAFRDHFFANGYYEVTPPTLVQTQVEGGSTLFKLDYFGEEAYLTQSSQLYLETCLPALGDVFCIAQSYRAEQSRTRRHLAEYTHIEAECPFISFEDLLDRLENLVCDVVDRVLKSPAASLLYDLNPGFQPPKRPFRRMNYAEAIEWLKEHDVKKEDGTYYEFGEDIPEAPERLMTDTINEPILLCRFPAEIKSFYMQRCSDDSRLTESVDVLMPNVGEIVGGSMRIWDSEELLEGYKREGIDPTPYYWYTDQRKYGTCPHGGYGLGLERFLTWILNRHHIRDVCLYPRFVQRCKP
- the NARS1 gene encoding asparagine--tRNA ligase, cytoplasmic isoform X1, with the protein product MAGDVLGRTAALALEELYVSEREGNDSTGDGTQKKPFKTVLKALMTAGKEPFPTIYVDSQKENERWAIISKSQMKNVKKLWHREQMKNEAKEKKEAEDLLRREKNLEEAKKVVIKNDPSLPEPKCVKINALEAYRGQRVKIFGWIHRLRRQGKNLMFIVLRDGTGYLQCVLSDELCQCYNGLVLSTESSVVVYGTLNLLPQGKQAPGGHELSCDYWELIGLAPAGGADNLLNEDSEVDVQLNNRHMMIRGENMSKIFKVRSMVVQAFRDHFFANGYYEVTPPTLVQTQVEGGSTLFKLDYFGEEAYLTQSSQLYLETCLPALGDVFCIAQSYRAEQSRTRRHLAEYTHIEAECPFISFEDLLDRLENLVCDVVDRVLKSPAASLLYDLNPGFQPPKRPFRRMNYAEAIEWLKEHDVKKEDGTYYEFGEDIPEAPERLMTDTINEPILLCRFPAEIKSFYMQRCSDDSRLTESVDVLMPNVGEIVGGSMRIWDSEELLEGYKREGIDPTPYYWYTDQRKYGTCPHGGYGLGLERFLTWILNRHHIRDVCLYPRFVQRCKP